Below is a window of Cytophaga hutchinsonii ATCC 33406 DNA.
TTGATTACAAGTATGTTGAATACATACACCTTACCGATGAACCTGTGAATAGCGGGATAGCCTGTCTGTAGATGTTTTGAGAATTGTGTAAAACCTGCAATCAGACAAAAAATACTTGTGAAGACATGAATATAAAAAGCAATTTTCCAGCGGACAATGTGCATGTATTCCTGTTTGTATTGCAGAAAAGCCACGTGTTCATCGAAGCTGCTGTATTGCAGAATCGTTAGTGACATAAGAAAGGTTGCTATACAGAGAAGGGTATAGATAATAATTGTTTTCAGTATATCAAGCACAAATGCCCGCATCACATAATTTCTTTTTTTCTATTGATCATATATACTGCCGCAATGCCTAACACGCCGCCAATAATAGTATGCAGCAATAATGTTTCGTTTAGGAATACCCAAGAAGACACCGCTGCAGAAACCGGTACTAAAAAAATAAAACTGCTTGCTTTCTCCGGACCGAGAGTTGTTGTAGCGTAAAAATAATAGCTCGTAGCAAGTGATGTTGCAAAGATACCGCTGAATAAAATGTTCCACCAGAAATACTGATCCGCGTTATGAAGTATATTATTCAAGTCTGTAAGGTTTACAAACGGAATCATAATTAAAACTGTTGCCAGGTACATCCATAAACTGAAGCTCATAGAAGAGCCATAAGTAGATGCTTTCGACGTGATCCGGCTCATCACTGCCCATACAAAGGCAGCCAGCAAAAAATAGATATTGCCGGATGCAAAGAGTTCATCCAGACTACCCCATATTTTCAATAAGGTTGCACCGGCAACTAAACCCAGCACCAATCCGATCGTTTCATTCCGTGACGGCTTTTTTCTATTCAATACCAATCCGATACTATAAGCCATGATCGGATTCATCGTTGTAACCAATACACCGCCTGCTCCGGCCAAGCCATTTTTCAATCCGTAAAAAAACAAATAGGTGTAAGCAGACAATAACAATCCGGCTGCCAGTAATGAAGGAATGCCTTTTCTATGAATGGTCAGCGGTGCCTTCATAAAAAAGAATACAGGTAAGAAGCCTGCGAATACAACGATATACCGGATCAGAACAATAGTAACAGGAGAGCCATAAGAAGCCGCCACTTTACCGGAAGGCCAGCTTAAGCCCCAGAAAAACATGCTCACTACAATACCTGTAAAAAGTAATTTCTCTGATTTGTTTTCCTGAGCAGTCAATGCGGTAATGATTAGAAATACGGTTGATTAAAAATACTACTTATTATTCAATGTAGTTCAAATTAAAACCGTTTTCTCAAACGCCCGGTCACATGTATGTAAGGGCAATTAAGCGCAGTGTATCTTATTTTACACCGGCTTGGCGCACCGGGGTGATCGATCCCTTATCAAACGGAGCCGATCTTTTAACCTCAACAACGTTTGATAAGGGATTATATAAAAAAAGCACCCGTGTTTCACGGGTGCTTTCATATGTACTACTATCTTAAAGCGTATTACCTAAAACCTATTACTTATAAATTGTATTCTTCAATAACCCTTAATACTTCTGCAACACCCCAGGCTTGAGCTACACAGCCGCGCGGGTAGTGCGGCGCGTCTCCGTCAAAGATTTCAGAAACACTGCCGATGCAGCTTTCTTCCAGGTGATAAGCAAAATTATAAATTACTTTCTGGCTTAAACGGTGTGCATGATCGCCGCTTACACGCATCATTACATCAACGTATGGCCCAAGCAGCCAGCTCCAAACAGTTCCCTGGTGATACGATGCATCACGCCTTCTCCAGTCGCCCTGATAAATACCATAATAATTATGGTCGTGCGGACTTAAGCTCCGCAAACCAACAGGCGTATATAAGTGCTCTTCCACACAATAGAAAACAGCCTGAGCCTTGTCAGCTTCAAGAAGCTGGAACGGAAGGCTGATAGCGAAAAGCTGATTCGGCCGGATAGATGGATTTGGCTGATCGTTTTCATCAATCAGGTCATACAAATAATTGCCATCCTGGTTCCAGAAGCGCGACAAGAACGCGTCTTTTACTTTCTGTGCCGATGCTTCAATAGCCACAGCATCGTGTGCCTGATTATTGGTATCTAATAAATACGCGAATATTTTTAACGTATTATACCATAATGCCTGGATCTCAACGGGCTTACCCATACGTGGCGTAACAACCCAGTCGCCAACCTTGGCATCCATCCAGGTTAATTGCTGGCCGGTTTCTCCCGCGAATAACAGGCCATCTTCAGCAACTTTAATGTTGTATAATGTTCCTTTGAAATGATGATCAACAATATCTTTTAAAACAGGAAGAATCTCATTCAGAACAAAGTTGCGGTCCTGAGTAGTTTGCAGGTAACGGTATACTGCTACAAAGAACCATAGCGTACCATCAACGTTGTTGTATTCCGGCGCTTCATCGCCATCTTTAAAACGGTTTGGCACCATCCCATTCTGAACGCTTTCTGCAAATGCTTTTATAATTCTTTTTGCATCATCAAAGCGGCCGGTGGTTAAACACAGCCCAGGCAATGCAATCATTGTATCTCTGCCCCAATCTGTAAACCAGTGGTAACCGGCTATTACAGTTTTTAACGATTCAGAACGCTGCACGACAAATTGATTGGCAGATAACGTTAATTGTTCAATCGTTGAATTAACTGTCCTGCCGTTAAGAAGCCCCATTCTGCGCACTCTTTCCTGCTCATATAAGTCAAAAGCATTTCTGCCTGCAGGATCGTTCGTTGAAAGAATAACACCAAATGAATCGCCGGCATTAAGTGACAGGGAGAAGGTACCGTGATTGAACAGATCTTCTTCACATTCTAAACCTCTGTAACGGTCAACCGCATAATCAAACTGATAGAACCAGTTCGGGTCGTTGCGTAACGACGCATTGGGTATGGAAATAAATATTTCCGGTGAAGTTGGATAAGGTTGTGTCCTGAATACGCCGTTCTCAAACGTGCAGGCAGGATCAAACACATCATTTGCTTTATGAAGGGAATGATAATCTCTGCCGGAAATAAGAGGAAGTAATTTAAATGTAAATGTTGTGGGCGCCTGAAGTACATTGTAAATGATTACGGTTGTATTTTCGCCATGCAGCATAACAACTGTTTTGCGGATCACAACACCGTTTACTTCAAACGTAAATTCAGGAAAAAATTCTTTTTTAAATTCAGCCATGTGTACATAGCCCTGAGGAGAAAGCGATTCTCTGTATTTGTTGGTGCTTAAGTGAAACCATTCGTCATTTAAAACAATGATCTCATCTAATTTATTAACCAATACGGTACGCTCAGTAGGTGGTTTGGTAGCAGCAACCAGGATACCGTGATATCTCCGGGTATTACAGCCGCTTAATGAACTCCCGGCCCATCCGCCCAAACCATTGGTTTCAAGCCATTCGGAACCTTCCCATAGCTTTCCTGAAGAAGAGCCATAAAAAAGTTTGTGAACATCTGTTTGAATGGCTGTCTTATCTAATCGTAACATAGCAATTTGCAAAAGGTAGGAATGAATTTTATTGGAGGTTTCCCCATCTGTAATAAAAGGAGGATACCCTTACGAAGTTAACCTATATTTTAATAATCCCACACATTAAAACTTAAAAAATCTGCGTTTTTACCAATATTAACGGCTATTTTCAAAATAGTGTTAACAAAGGTTTAAGCTTGTTTGTGTTCAGGATATGCTTCATTAAGAAGCTATTATTCCCGAATAAAAGAACCATACCAGAGACCTGATTCTTTTACAATTCTGTTTTGATTTTTAAAGTCGGTGTATATCAAGCCAAAGCGCGGATGATAGCCTTCCGCCCATTCAAAATTATCTGTCCAGGTCCAGACAAAATACCCATCAACTTTTGAGCCTTCGGCCCGCGCACGTAAAACCTGTTCAATATGATCCTGCAAATACGTGGTCCGTAAATGATCGGATATTAGACTCTCGTGATGTGTGTCTTCAAAGGCAGCGCCATTCTCTGTGATCAGGATTTTTTTAATGCCAGGATACGCATCAAATTTTCTGATCATATGATAAATAGATTCCGGATAAACTTCCCAGTTCATTAAGGTATGCGGCACCTTCCGGTTTGGGGCCGTGATAAGGCGCGCATTCAGGTAAGGCGTAAACCAGGAATGTTTTACAAATTCACGTGTATAATTCTGAACACCAATAAAATCAAAATCATATTTCATCTTATACTCATCGCCGGGCAGAATATACTGATGAATATTCTGCAGGGGTTTTAAGGTATCAATCGGATAGCCCATACCAAGCGTTGGTTCAATGAACATACGGTTTAACAGCGCATCTACTTTATACGCAGCCAGGTGATCTTTCTCAATATTGCGGTAAGGCTCAATGTGTGAGCAGGAAAATGTAGTACCTACTGTAGCATTGGGATAAATGGATTTGATAGCACGTGCACCTTCGCACATACTTAATACGGCATGGTGGATAGCGGGAAGAAAATTTTTCATGCCTCTGCGGCCGGGTGCATGTAAGCCTAAAAAATAACCTGCACCAACAAACACCATCGGTTCATTCATTACCATCCAGTGCTGCACGCGGTCACCAAAGTGTTTGACGCATATGGCAACATATCCGGTAAACCAGTTTACAACTTCTCTGTTCGTCCAGCCGCCACGCTTTTCCAGCGCCTGCGGTAAGTCCCAGTGATAAAGGGTTACCCAGGGTGTGATGCCGTAACGCAGACAGGTATCAATTAAACGATCGTAAAAAGCAATGCCTGCCGGATTAATCTCACCCGTGCCCGAAGGCAGGATGCGCGACCAGGAAATTGAAAAACGAAAATGATTGATGCCCAGCGATTGCATGAGTTTCAGATCATCTTCATAACGGGAATAAAAATCGCAGGCAATGTTTGCGTTTTTTCTGTCCTTGATCTTATTTTTATTTTCATTTGTAAAGGTATCCCATATGGAAGGACCTTTACCATCTATGTTATAGGCTCCTTCTGTTTGATACGCTGAGGCAGATACGCCCCAAACGAAAGAAGCATCCAGTTGTTTTTTATACGCATATAAAGTCGAAGCATCTTTTTCTAAAGATGCTTTAGGCTCAGAAAGTATCATAGTTAAAGGTCAAGCTCTTTTTCCCATTTCTGTGCAATGTCTAATATACTTGCCGCGGGATTGAATTTTGTGAAGATCTGTTCAATAATACGTTCGGTGATATCGGGATAATCCACTTCAATGCGTGAATCGTTTTCGAGCCACTGTTCTATTACGGCGTAGTGTTTCTTTTTCAAACTTTTAATAACAGGCACGCCCATCTCTGCCAATGCGGCTGCATTGCAATGTTGTTCGTACTGCCCTTTCATTGGAATGACTAACAGTTTTTTCCCCATAAACAGAGCTTCGGCAGGTGTTTCAAAACCTGCACCGCAGATAACGCCTTCAGCGGTTGACATACTTTTAATGAACAGTTCATTCTGGATAGGAAGAATGTGCACATTTTTTTCAGTAACAGGTGTGGTATTGTGTTTTGAAAATACCTGCCATTGAATATGTTTAAACCGGGATAAACTTTTTATTAAGCGTTCATCGTCATAAGAAGGCAGATAGACGGTGTAGTGACCAAGGTTTTCAATGTGTGCCGCGCGTATCTGCTGGCGGATAACAGGCGTAAAAATATTTTTATCGTAGCGTTCAAAATGAAACCCATACTGGTGTGTGGTAGGCGCATAATACCGCAGAATTGTCTGGCCAAGAAGATCAAAATTTGAAGGCTTTGGAGATTTTGCATTTAATACAGCAGCCTGGTGACTTAAGGAAATGCAGGGCTTGTCTGCGCCATAACATGCCCAGGCACTTACGGGTTCAAAATCATTGATCACCAGATCGTATTCGTGAATGGGTAATTGTTTTATTTCGTTGTAAAGGCGTTTCGATTTTAATTTCATAAAGGTCTTGAACATGTCAACACCTCCTTTTTTGCCGAAAATAAAACTTAATCCCTTAAACTGATATTTTACCGGAAAAGGTAGTGCAAGGTCTCCCTGAACACCGCTTACTAAAATATCGACATCACCTTTTTTTTGTAATAAAGGAACGATGTCCATTGAACGGCTCAAATGGCCATTTCCCGTGCCTTGTATGGCGTACAGTATTTTCATTCGTTACAGGCTTGATGAACTTCTTATTCGGAATGGGGAATAGAATTCAACCCATTTGCTGATCAGATAATTTTCAATCACCTGATAAAAAAAGTTCGATAGCTTTTTTGCGGGCTTCAACATAACAGTGTGTGGTTTGTTAAACTTCTACTGGTATAAAAATACGTCTTCAATATATCCTGACGATTACGGCAATGTTACCATACTATTATTCAATTCAGGCTTTATTAACAGAAGCATAACAAAAGCCTAATCTAATGCTTACAACTCTTTTGTTAATTTGCTAAGCCTTCAGAAATGCAGATGTACAAGGCTTGCATCATACCTCTTAGATAAAAAAAACGCGTATGAAAACACATTACAGAACCATAGTGCTTTCAGATATACATTTAGGAACTTCGAGTTCGAAGGCGAAAGAAGTATCTAATTTTTTAAAAAACCACACGTGTGATACGTTATTGCTTAATGGAGACATCATTGATGGCTGGCAATTGCAGAAGTATGGCAAATGGAAAAAATCACATACGCGTTTTTTCCGTAGGGTGATTAAAATGACCGAACAGAATAAAACGAAAGTATATTACCTGCGCGGCAATCACGATGATTTTTTAGATACCATCCTGCCTTTATCTTTCGGCAACATTCATATTGACCGGGAATACATTCACCAGGGTGCAACAGGTAAAATGTATTACGTTGTGCATGGAGATGTATTTGATACGGTAACTTCACAGTTAAAATGGATTGCAAAACTGGGCGATGTAGGCTATACATTTTTATTGTGGCTGAACAAACACTATAATAACTACCGCGTTAAGCGTGGCCTTCCATATTATTCCTTATCACAGGCCGTAAAACAAAAAGTTAAAACGGCAGTTTCATATATATCCGATTTTGAAATGCAGCTGGCAGATCTGGCACGCTCAAGAAAGTGTGACGGTGTAATCTGCGGACACATTCACCAGCCGGCGATTAAAGAATATAACGGTATTGAATATCTCAATTCAGGTGACTGGGTAGAAACACTTTCTGCACTGGTTGAAACGATCCATGGAGAATGGAAGTTGATTTATTACAACCAGGCGTTTGATGAAGACCGTGATAGTACAGAAGATGCAGATGACCCATTGTTTGTGTTTGAAAACATGGCACGTTTTTCAAAAGATGTAACCATTTACAAACCCAGATATTCAGCTTTTAATGGTATGAACCCGGCCGACAACCTGGCTACAAACAATCAATAATATGACGCAATCAGAAATTAAAGTAAAGCTCCTTGATATTGTAAAAAAGCAGGAAACAAAAATGCATCATATTGCATTGGATATAACCTTGCTTAACGGCAATATTTTATTGAAATCATTCCGCTTATTCGAATTTGACATCCATTCAAATGAATTAAAAGGAATGACGATGCAGGAAGAATACAGCTATATCCGCGAAGAGCGCGAGCCTGTGTATGCACACTTTAATCTGGAAGAAGTTAAAGAACTTGAAACAGCTACGGCAAACTACTTGTTTTTAAACGAACCTATGAACGTTCTTGTTAACGGCGCTGAATCAATATAACGTAAAGCGTTCTTCTTTTAATTTCTCATTTAAATAAGAAATAGTGATCCGGTAGGTTCCTTTTGATAACCCGGAAACATCAATAGAGATCTTATTCTCACCTTTGTTCAATTCTTCCCAAAGAGATAATTTTTTTTCGCCTATCAGATTATAGACTTTAATGTTGACCAATTGATAGCTGTTAGCAAAAAGTTGTAAATCAATGAAATGTCCTAGCGAAGTTGAAATTGACATAATAAAAGCTGGTTGAGCGGTTGTTGATCTCTACAAAGATACACGTACTACATTATCACATAATTATGCTCTTATTATGTGTAAGTGAATAGTTTACGGCAGAATCTTACATGCATGCATATGGGCGTAACAATTTGGTAACATTGGAGTGATACTGAGGTAACAATAGAAGTGTTGCTTTGCACCCGAATAGCTCGTATTAAAATGAAAAAACTTATTGTAACAGTAGCCCTGTCAATCGCAGGATTACTATGTGCTTACGCGCAAACCCCAGCTCCATCACAAAGCTTTGCAGACCATCCCCGGGCCTATACGCATAGAAACTCGTTCTGGACCGAGTACAACATCAACGGATCAATCGATTCATTGCAAAGATGGCAGTACCAGGTAGATTATCAATACCGCAGAATGGCTGATGCCAGCTACATCAAAGATGGTGATCAGGGAAACATTTTTAAAAATCCATATCAGCAGGTATTAAGACCGTGGATTCACTACTGGGTAATTCCTAAAAAACTTCGTTTCTCTTTATCTCCTATTGGATACTGGATCACATGGACTCCGCCGCAGGAAGGCAGTGCTTATAAGATTGACGGCCAGGATAAGGGACAGGCAGTATTTCCTGAATTCAGAATCTGTCCGCAGATAACCGTAAACAGTCAGTTAGGGCGGTTATTATTTTCAAACCGCTACAGGTACGAATTCAGATACATCGGTAACAGAACACAATCCACAAATTTTATGGATGATCTGGGTGATGGTTTCAGCTTTTACCCGAATGCTATCGGTTCAGGAAACGGCAGCAGCCACCAGGGCAGGTTACGTTGGCAGATACGTGCGCAGTTATTACTCAACAGTTCTAAAATGCAAAAGAACACCGTCTATATAAATGCATGGAATGAATTGTTTATAGGAACAGGGAAGCACGTTGACTTCAACAAAATGCTGAATCAAAACAGAACCGTTGCGTTGTTTGGCTGGAAGCTGCCTACACAATACCCGATCCGTATTGAAGCAGGTATTACCTATCAGGTAAACTATCTGTACAACATTGATGTAGTGCCTACGCAGCCGGATATTTCATACAACAAAAGGAACGTTGAAGCAAACACAGCATATACAATCTATGTGATCTTTGATGAGTTTCATACGTTGTTTAAAAAGAATGGAAGAAAACCTCAGGATGAACCTAAGTTCCCGCACCCTGCTGAAAGATAGTCATTCAGTAAAAAGAACTGTTTTGTGCAGCAACAGGTACAAAACAGTTCTTTTTACTACATATTTTATACTCACAATCATCTGATGTCAGTTTTTAATTACTAAGTTTTTAATTACTATTTGAATTAACCCTAACAATGAAAAAGATTATTGGAGCAGCAGTGTTGTGGATTGCAGGTATGGTTTGTGCGCAGGCACAATCGCTTGCGGCAAAGGATTCTGTTATTGCTACACCAACCACTTCTTCTATTACAGCTTCAGACACAAAACCTGCTGAAACGAAAAAGAAAAATTGGTATGAAGTGATAAGTTTAAGAGGGTATGCGCAATTTCGTTATAACCGGTTGCTGGAAACAAATTCAGACCTTAAGTGTGATCAATGTGATAAAAGTATCGGGAACAACGGTGGCTTTTTCTTTCGCAGAGCACGCCTTGTATTCAGCGGAAATATTCACGAACGGGTTTTTATATACATTCAGACAGACGTAGCAACAAATGCTACAGCGGGCTCTACGCTTGGGTTAAATTACCTTCAGATCAGAGATTTCTACGGCGATATTTATTTAACCAAAGACCGGAAATTACGGGCACGAGTTGGTATCAGTAAGGTGCCGTTTGGTTTTGAAAACCTGCAGTCGTCTCAAAACAGAGTTGCATTTGACCGTACAGATGGTATGAACAGCTCTGTGTACAATGAGCGCGACCTGGGTGTGTTTTTTTATTTTACACCGGACAAAATAAAGGAACGGTTCAAATACCTGGTAGATTCGGGACTAAAAGGGACAGGCGATTATGGTGTGTTTGGTTTTGGAATGTACAATGGACAAACAGCAAACAGAAGTGAGCTGAACAACTCGCTGCATACAGTGATGCGTGCTACCTATCCCTTTCAAGTAAATGAGAAACAAATACTGGAATTAGGCATACAGGGATATTCAGGGTTGTTCCATGTAGGAGAGGCTGTTTCCCCTGCAAACGTAGCGCTGGAAGGCAACAATCAGGATTACACCGATCAACGTGTGGCCGCTTCGGTAACGTTGTATCCGCAGCCTTTCGGGGTACAGGCAGAATATATGTATGGCAGAGGGCCGGTATATCAATATAACGGACCAATGGCGGCCGTAATGCATGAAATTATTACCGGTAGAAACGAAGGCGGTTATCTGCAGATTATGTATATGAGAAAAATTAAAAACATGACGGTAACCCCTTATACAAGAGGGCAGTATTTTTTTGGCGGGAAAAAGCCGGAATTGGATGCCCGTCGCCATATTGTTAAAGAACTTGAAATGGGTATTGAATTTCAGATCATTAAGCAATTAGAAGTAACCCTTGCATATA
It encodes the following:
- a CDS encoding DMT family transporter produces the protein MTAQENKSEKLLFTGIVVSMFFWGLSWPSGKVAASYGSPVTIVLIRYIVVFAGFLPVFFFMKAPLTIHRKGIPSLLAAGLLLSAYTYLFFYGLKNGLAGAGGVLVTTMNPIMAYSIGLVLNRKKPSRNETIGLVLGLVAGATLLKIWGSLDELFASGNIYFLLAAFVWAVMSRITSKASTYGSSMSFSLWMYLATVLIMIPFVNLTDLNNILHNADQYFWWNILFSGIFATSLATSYYFYATTTLGPEKASSFIFLVPVSAAVSSWVFLNETLLLHTIIGGVLGIAAVYMINRKKEIM
- a CDS encoding amylo-alpha-1,6-glucosidase: MLRLDKTAIQTDVHKLFYGSSSGKLWEGSEWLETNGLGGWAGSSLSGCNTRRYHGILVAATKPPTERTVLVNKLDEIIVLNDEWFHLSTNKYRESLSPQGYVHMAEFKKEFFPEFTFEVNGVVIRKTVVMLHGENTTVIIYNVLQAPTTFTFKLLPLISGRDYHSLHKANDVFDPACTFENGVFRTQPYPTSPEIFISIPNASLRNDPNWFYQFDYAVDRYRGLECEEDLFNHGTFSLSLNAGDSFGVILSTNDPAGRNAFDLYEQERVRRMGLLNGRTVNSTIEQLTLSANQFVVQRSESLKTVIAGYHWFTDWGRDTMIALPGLCLTTGRFDDAKRIIKAFAESVQNGMVPNRFKDGDEAPEYNNVDGTLWFFVAVYRYLQTTQDRNFVLNEILPVLKDIVDHHFKGTLYNIKVAEDGLLFAGETGQQLTWMDAKVGDWVVTPRMGKPVEIQALWYNTLKIFAYLLDTNNQAHDAVAIEASAQKVKDAFLSRFWNQDGNYLYDLIDENDQPNPSIRPNQLFAISLPFQLLEADKAQAVFYCVEEHLYTPVGLRSLSPHDHNYYGIYQGDWRRRDASYHQGTVWSWLLGPYVDVMMRVSGDHAHRLSQKVIYNFAYHLEESCIGSVSEIFDGDAPHYPRGCVAQAWGVAEVLRVIEEYNL
- a CDS encoding GH1 family beta-glucosidase — encoded protein: MILSEPKASLEKDASTLYAYKKQLDASFVWGVSASAYQTEGAYNIDGKGPSIWDTFTNENKNKIKDRKNANIACDFYSRYEDDLKLMQSLGINHFRFSISWSRILPSGTGEINPAGIAFYDRLIDTCLRYGITPWVTLYHWDLPQALEKRGGWTNREVVNWFTGYVAICVKHFGDRVQHWMVMNEPMVFVGAGYFLGLHAPGRRGMKNFLPAIHHAVLSMCEGARAIKSIYPNATVGTTFSCSHIEPYRNIEKDHLAAYKVDALLNRMFIEPTLGMGYPIDTLKPLQNIHQYILPGDEYKMKYDFDFIGVQNYTREFVKHSWFTPYLNARLITAPNRKVPHTLMNWEVYPESIYHMIRKFDAYPGIKKILITENGAAFEDTHHESLISDHLRTTYLQDHIEQVLRARAEGSKVDGYFVWTWTDNFEWAEGYHPRFGLIYTDFKNQNRIVKESGLWYGSFIRE
- a CDS encoding glycosyltransferase family protein; translated protein: MKILYAIQGTGNGHLSRSMDIVPLLQKKGDVDILVSGVQGDLALPFPVKYQFKGLSFIFGKKGGVDMFKTFMKLKSKRLYNEIKQLPIHEYDLVINDFEPVSAWACYGADKPCISLSHQAAVLNAKSPKPSNFDLLGQTILRYYAPTTHQYGFHFERYDKNIFTPVIRQQIRAAHIENLGHYTVYLPSYDDERLIKSLSRFKHIQWQVFSKHNTTPVTEKNVHILPIQNELFIKSMSTAEGVICGAGFETPAEALFMGKKLLVIPMKGQYEQHCNAAALAEMGVPVIKSLKKKHYAVIEQWLENDSRIEVDYPDITERIIEQIFTKFNPAASILDIAQKWEKELDL
- a CDS encoding UDP-2,3-diacylglucosamine diphosphatase produces the protein MKTHYRTIVLSDIHLGTSSSKAKEVSNFLKNHTCDTLLLNGDIIDGWQLQKYGKWKKSHTRFFRRVIKMTEQNKTKVYYLRGNHDDFLDTILPLSFGNIHIDREYIHQGATGKMYYVVHGDVFDTVTSQLKWIAKLGDVGYTFLLWLNKHYNNYRVKRGLPYYSLSQAVKQKVKTAVSYISDFEMQLADLARSRKCDGVICGHIHQPAIKEYNGIEYLNSGDWVETLSALVETIHGEWKLIYYNQAFDEDRDSTEDADDPLFVFENMARFSKDVTIYKPRYSAFNGMNPADNLATNNQ
- a CDS encoding T9SS type A sorting domain-containing protein, with the translated sequence MSISTSLGHFIDLQLFANSYQLVNIKVYNLIGEKKLSLWEELNKGENKISIDVSGLSKGTYRITISYLNEKLKEERFTLY
- a CDS encoding DUF2490 domain-containing protein, with protein sequence MKKLIVTVALSIAGLLCAYAQTPAPSQSFADHPRAYTHRNSFWTEYNINGSIDSLQRWQYQVDYQYRRMADASYIKDGDQGNIFKNPYQQVLRPWIHYWVIPKKLRFSLSPIGYWITWTPPQEGSAYKIDGQDKGQAVFPEFRICPQITVNSQLGRLLFSNRYRYEFRYIGNRTQSTNFMDDLGDGFSFYPNAIGSGNGSSHQGRLRWQIRAQLLLNSSKMQKNTVYINAWNELFIGTGKHVDFNKMLNQNRTVALFGWKLPTQYPIRIEAGITYQVNYLYNIDVVPTQPDISYNKRNVEANTAYTIYVIFDEFHTLFKKNGRKPQDEPKFPHPAER
- a CDS encoding porin produces the protein MKKIIGAAVLWIAGMVCAQAQSLAAKDSVIATPTTSSITASDTKPAETKKKNWYEVISLRGYAQFRYNRLLETNSDLKCDQCDKSIGNNGGFFFRRARLVFSGNIHERVFIYIQTDVATNATAGSTLGLNYLQIRDFYGDIYLTKDRKLRARVGISKVPFGFENLQSSQNRVAFDRTDGMNSSVYNERDLGVFFYFTPDKIKERFKYLVDSGLKGTGDYGVFGFGMYNGQTANRSELNNSLHTVMRATYPFQVNEKQILELGIQGYSGLFHVGEAVSPANVALEGNNQDYTDQRVAASVTLYPQPFGVQAEYMYGRGPVYQYNGPMAAVMHEIITGRNEGGYLQIMYMRKIKNMTVTPYTRGQYFFGGKKPELDARRHIVKELEMGIEFQIIKQLEVTLAYTISDRVFEDSRNPVNHQKGNFMRMQLQLNF